A genomic window from Micromonospora sp. WMMA1947 includes:
- a CDS encoding ABC transporter ATP-binding protein, with product MTVPAVEAVDVWRTYELDGVSVSALRGVSLTIDQGEYVAVIGPSGSGKSTLMHLLGGLDRPSGGRLVIGGRDVTTMTAPELATLRNETIGFVFQAFHLLARTSAVDNVALPLVYRGVGARQRRERAAAMLGRVGLGHRLHHRPNQLSGGEQQRVAIARALVTEPAVLLADEPTGNLDSATGEAVLELLEQLNAESGVALVMVTHDQEVAARAHRRIAVRDGLIRSDSLHDRPPSDGSGVPATLDPAPSAEPRSASGSGPGHPPGGSGGATGATGRLPRAEERRLPQDLGDAG from the coding sequence GTGACCGTACCGGCGGTCGAGGCGGTCGACGTCTGGCGCACGTACGAGCTGGACGGGGTCTCGGTGTCCGCGCTGCGCGGGGTGTCGCTCACCATCGACCAGGGCGAGTACGTGGCGGTGATCGGCCCGTCCGGCTCCGGCAAGTCGACGCTGATGCACCTGCTCGGCGGGCTGGACCGGCCCAGCGGCGGCCGGCTGGTGATCGGCGGGCGGGACGTGACCACGATGACCGCGCCGGAGCTGGCGACGCTGCGCAACGAGACCATCGGCTTCGTGTTCCAGGCGTTCCACCTGCTGGCCCGTACGTCGGCTGTGGACAACGTGGCGTTGCCGCTCGTCTACCGGGGTGTCGGGGCGCGGCAGCGGCGGGAGCGGGCGGCGGCGATGCTGGGCCGGGTCGGGCTCGGCCACCGGCTGCACCACCGGCCCAACCAGCTCTCCGGCGGCGAGCAGCAGCGGGTGGCGATCGCGCGGGCGCTGGTGACCGAACCGGCGGTGCTGCTCGCCGACGAGCCGACCGGCAACCTGGACAGCGCCACCGGCGAGGCGGTGCTGGAACTGCTGGAACAGCTGAACGCCGAGTCGGGGGTGGCGCTGGTGATGGTGACCCACGACCAGGAGGTGGCCGCCCGGGCACACCGGCGCATCGCGGTACGGGACGGGCTGATCCGGTCCGACAGCCTTCATGATCGACCGCCGTCGGACGGTTCCGGCGTACCTGCGACACTGGACCCCGCTCCCAGCGCGGAGCCCCGGTCCGCGTCCGGAAGCGGCCCGGGGCACCCGCCCGGTGGCTCCGGTGGCGCCACCGGAGCCACCGGGCGCCTTCCGCGGGCCGAGGAGCGCCGACTGCCGCAGGACCTCGGGGACGCCGGATGA
- a CDS encoding VOC family protein — protein MPITADTHVRLARPSRDLAAAERFWTQGLGLDVLYRSEGDHPDEHDLVMLGLPGAGWHLELVGGSTLTVEPRPTGEDLFVLYLDGPPDDDLVRRLERAGGTRVSAGPYWDRWGVTFTDPDGYRLVLCTRAWSNE, from the coding sequence ATGCCGATCACCGCCGACACCCACGTACGTCTCGCCCGCCCGAGCCGCGACCTCGCCGCCGCCGAACGGTTCTGGACACAAGGGCTGGGCCTGGACGTGCTCTACCGGAGCGAGGGCGACCACCCGGACGAGCACGACCTGGTGATGCTCGGCCTGCCCGGGGCCGGCTGGCACCTGGAACTGGTCGGCGGCTCGACGCTCACGGTCGAGCCGCGTCCCACCGGGGAGGACCTGTTCGTGCTCTACCTCGACGGCCCGCCCGACGACGACCTGGTCCGGAGACTGGAACGGGCCGGCGGGACCAGGGTCTCCGCCGGCCCGTACTGGGACAGGTGGGGTGTCACGTTCACCGACCCGGACGGCTACCGCCTCGTGCTGTGCACCCGGGCCTGGTCGAACGAGTGA
- a CDS encoding CGNR zinc finger domain-containing protein has product MNFDAYARTGVELVNARLDDLDGLRAVFSDEQGWMRDEVAERDLAIFRRAQKRLRDVFEYGTSGRDNEAVAELNALLEAFPVQPRISGHDSSDWHMHVTSRGASVSSEYLAGAVWGLSVWLCEYGSARFGVCADDRCGNVYLDTSSNCCRRFCSERCATRSHVAAHRARKRAAVGEQAVPAQPLSPVS; this is encoded by the coding sequence GTGAACTTCGACGCGTACGCCCGGACCGGGGTCGAGCTCGTCAACGCCCGGCTGGACGACCTGGACGGCCTGCGGGCCGTCTTCTCGGACGAGCAGGGCTGGATGCGCGACGAGGTCGCGGAACGGGACCTGGCGATCTTCCGGCGGGCGCAGAAGCGCCTCCGGGACGTCTTCGAGTACGGCACCTCGGGCCGGGACAACGAAGCGGTGGCGGAGTTGAACGCGCTGCTGGAGGCGTTCCCGGTGCAGCCGCGCATCTCCGGGCACGACTCCTCGGACTGGCACATGCACGTGACCAGCCGGGGCGCATCGGTCTCGTCGGAATACCTGGCCGGCGCGGTCTGGGGCCTGTCGGTGTGGCTGTGCGAGTACGGCAGCGCCCGCTTCGGGGTCTGCGCCGACGACCGCTGCGGCAACGTCTACCTGGACACCTCGTCCAACTGCTGCCGCCGGTTCTGCTCCGAGCGCTGCGCCACCCGCTCCCACGTGGCGGCGCACCGGGCGCGCAAGCGGGCAGCGGTCGGCGAGCAGGCCGTCCCGGCGCAGCCGCTGTCCCCGGTGAGCTGA
- a CDS encoding glutathionylspermidine synthase family protein has protein sequence MRREASTPRPGWDEIIRAQGLVYVDTELPDGEIMSYWDETAAYSFTLDEVLRLEEATEELHRMSVAAAEHVVARRRYAEFGIPEWAAEAVARSLRENPPTLYGRFDLWYDGSGPPKMLEYNADTPTALVEASIVQWYWLEHTRPDADQWNSLHERLVGAWAKIGAGLHEPRAHVLWSSEEESGEDQITAGYLAETARQAGLDVTLMPIQRVGWDGRRFVDADDRPITTCFKLYPWEWMLAEPYGRPALDPGTPTTWIEPAWKLLLSNKALLAVLWEMYPGHDYLLPAYLDSPRGMTEYVAKPLLGREGGSVRIVTGDTEITNPGIYGDEGFCFQEFRALPEFEGNRTVLGSWIVDGESAGAGVRESESLITDGYARFLPHYIDAPRPL, from the coding sequence GTGCGCCGCGAGGCGAGCACGCCGCGCCCCGGCTGGGACGAGATCATCCGGGCTCAGGGCCTGGTGTACGTCGACACCGAGCTGCCCGACGGCGAGATCATGTCGTACTGGGACGAGACCGCGGCGTACTCGTTCACGCTGGACGAGGTGCTCCGGCTGGAGGAGGCGACGGAGGAGCTGCACCGGATGTCGGTGGCCGCCGCCGAGCACGTGGTGGCCCGCCGCCGGTACGCCGAGTTCGGCATCCCCGAGTGGGCCGCCGAGGCGGTCGCCCGCTCGCTGCGGGAGAACCCGCCGACGCTCTACGGCCGGTTCGACCTCTGGTACGACGGCAGCGGGCCGCCGAAGATGCTGGAGTACAACGCCGACACCCCCACCGCGCTGGTCGAGGCGAGCATCGTGCAGTGGTACTGGCTGGAGCACACCCGGCCGGACGCGGACCAGTGGAACAGCCTGCACGAACGCCTGGTGGGCGCCTGGGCCAAGATCGGCGCCGGGCTGCATGAGCCGCGGGCGCACGTGCTGTGGTCCTCCGAAGAGGAGTCGGGCGAGGACCAGATCACCGCCGGCTACCTCGCCGAGACCGCCCGCCAGGCCGGGCTGGACGTGACGCTCATGCCGATCCAGCGGGTCGGCTGGGACGGGCGGCGCTTCGTCGACGCCGACGACCGGCCGATCACCACCTGCTTCAAGCTCTACCCCTGGGAGTGGATGCTCGCCGAGCCGTACGGGCGCCCGGCGCTGGACCCGGGCACCCCCACCACCTGGATCGAGCCGGCCTGGAAGCTGCTGCTGTCGAACAAGGCGCTGCTGGCCGTGCTCTGGGAGATGTACCCGGGGCACGACTACCTGCTGCCCGCGTACCTGGACTCGCCGCGCGGCATGACCGAGTACGTGGCCAAGCCGCTGCTTGGCCGGGAGGGCGGCTCGGTACGCATCGTGACCGGCGACACGGAGATCACCAACCCGGGGATCTACGGCGACGAGGGCTTCTGCTTCCAGGAGTTCCGCGCGTTGCCCGAGTTCGAGGGCAACCGGACGGTGCTCGGCAGCTGGATCGTGGACGGCGAGTCGGCCGGCGCCGGCGTGCGCGAGAGCGAGAGCCTCATCACTGACGGTTACGCGCGGTTCCTGCCCCACTACATCGACGCACCGCGTCCGCTCTGA
- a CDS encoding sugar phosphate isomerase/epimerase codes for MTYRVPVLLSTSSVFPERTAAAFQLAAELGYDGIEVMVWTDPVSQDAGALRGLAEHYGVPVLSVHAPCLLVTQRVWSPDPWERLRKAAELAETLEAPTVVVHPPFTWQRDYARTFADGLDTIAGQFGGLHFGVENMYPVRMAGRQFVPYAPGWDPTEIGYASYTLDLSHCAASHTDAMAMADRMGSGLAHVHLGDGTGEGRDEHLVPGRGGQPCAEMLRSLAGRGFTGSVAVEVTTRGAKSRAVREADLRESLEFARANLTAPSPVDV; via the coding sequence GTGACTTACCGCGTTCCGGTGCTCCTGTCCACGTCCTCGGTCTTTCCCGAACGGACCGCGGCGGCGTTCCAGCTCGCCGCCGAGCTGGGCTACGACGGCATCGAGGTGATGGTCTGGACCGACCCGGTCAGCCAGGACGCGGGCGCGCTGCGCGGCCTCGCCGAGCACTACGGCGTCCCGGTGCTGTCGGTGCACGCCCCCTGCCTGCTCGTCACCCAGCGGGTGTGGAGCCCCGACCCGTGGGAGCGGCTGCGCAAGGCCGCCGAGCTGGCCGAGACGCTGGAGGCGCCGACCGTCGTGGTGCACCCGCCGTTCACCTGGCAGCGTGACTACGCGCGCACCTTCGCCGACGGCCTCGACACCATCGCCGGGCAGTTCGGCGGCCTGCACTTCGGGGTGGAGAACATGTACCCGGTGCGGATGGCCGGGCGGCAGTTCGTCCCGTACGCGCCGGGCTGGGATCCGACCGAGATCGGGTACGCCTCGTACACGCTCGACCTGTCGCACTGCGCGGCGTCGCACACCGACGCGATGGCGATGGCCGACCGGATGGGTTCCGGGCTGGCGCACGTGCACCTGGGCGACGGCACCGGCGAGGGGCGCGACGAGCACCTGGTGCCGGGTCGCGGCGGGCAGCCCTGCGCGGAGATGCTCCGCTCGCTGGCCGGGCGGGGGTTCACCGGCTCGGTAGCGGTGGAGGTGACGACCCGGGGCGCGAAGAGTCGCGCGGTCCGCGAGGCGGACCTGCGGGAGTCGCTGGAGTTCGCCCGGGCGAACCTGACCGCGCCGTCCCCGGTCGACGTCTGA
- a CDS encoding ABC transporter permease translates to MRLAEAWRVASDALRANRMRSLLTMLGVIIGVASVVILVAIGTGTKQQVEQQVEGLGSNLLLVVPGRIEVGNAPVVSPLDLSDADAVSRVVGDPGRVAVTVASGATARAGNRSDFTTVQGVLETTPSVFTRSLSRGRYLTGADVDTSRRVAVLGDSVARALFPDRDPLGQQVTLAGVRFRVIGVFAPLGQSLGVDRDDEVHVPVTAAQRLWGTQRIDGIAVKAPDRERIDELGDRIVAELSRRHPDTEFSAVTQRQILGVLGDILGVLTGVLAAIAGISLLVGGVGVSNIMLVSVRERTREIGLRKAVGARPRDIGVQFLLEAVLLTSVGGLAGMALGVGTALLVDAFSPIPAAITWWSLALAFGVSAAVGIVFGVVPAQRAGRLDPVVALRAE, encoded by the coding sequence ATGAGGCTGGCCGAGGCGTGGCGGGTGGCGTCGGACGCGCTGCGGGCCAACCGGATGCGCAGCCTGCTGACCATGCTCGGGGTGATCATCGGGGTGGCCTCGGTGGTGATCCTGGTGGCCATCGGCACCGGCACGAAACAGCAGGTCGAGCAGCAGGTCGAAGGGCTCGGCTCGAACCTGCTGCTGGTGGTGCCGGGCCGGATCGAGGTGGGCAACGCGCCGGTGGTCTCGCCGCTGGACCTCAGCGACGCCGACGCCGTCTCCCGGGTGGTCGGCGACCCCGGCCGGGTCGCCGTCACGGTGGCCTCCGGCGCGACCGCCCGGGCCGGCAACCGGTCCGACTTCACCACGGTGCAGGGCGTCCTGGAGACCACCCCGTCGGTGTTCACCAGATCGCTGTCGCGGGGCCGCTACCTGACCGGGGCGGACGTGGACACCAGCCGCCGGGTGGCGGTGCTCGGCGACTCGGTGGCCCGGGCGCTCTTTCCCGACCGTGACCCGCTCGGCCAGCAGGTCACGCTGGCCGGCGTCCGGTTCCGGGTGATCGGCGTCTTCGCCCCGCTCGGGCAGAGCCTCGGCGTGGACCGGGACGACGAGGTGCACGTACCGGTGACAGCGGCGCAACGGCTCTGGGGCACGCAGCGCATCGACGGCATCGCGGTCAAGGCGCCGGACCGGGAGCGGATCGACGAACTCGGCGACCGGATCGTCGCGGAGCTGTCCCGCCGGCACCCGGACACCGAGTTCAGCGCCGTCACCCAGCGGCAGATCCTCGGCGTGCTCGGCGACATCCTGGGCGTGCTCACCGGCGTGCTGGCCGCCATCGCGGGCATCTCGCTGCTGGTCGGCGGCGTCGGCGTCTCCAACATCATGCTCGTCTCGGTACGCGAGCGGACCCGCGAGATCGGGCTGCGCAAGGCGGTCGGTGCCCGCCCCCGCGACATCGGCGTGCAGTTCCTGCTGGAGGCGGTGCTGCTCACCTCGGTCGGCGGCCTGGCCGGGATGGCGCTGGGCGTGGGCACCGCGCTGCTCGTGGACGCGTTCTCGCCGATCCCGGCGGCGATCACCTGGTGGTCGCTGGCGCTGGCGTTCGGCGTCTCCGCGGCGGTCGGCATCGTCTTCGGCGTGGTGCCGGCGCAGCGGGCCGGACGGCTCGACCCGGTGGTGGCGCTGCGCGCCGAGTAG
- a CDS encoding efflux RND transporter periplasmic adaptor subunit, producing MGRVARTPSPRLPAARRPRLVTAVLAVVALTGTTAASCGDDAPAVTVAEVGRAPVSEVIDAPATVTARAAATLTAPADGTLARLRVQPGQRVTRGQVLAVIDSPSARDRLEKARDALRAAKRAGRGAGTGDLGGSRRGTDRAADEAFAAARAAAGKVGDPQVRAALLLQVQSAQRQYESAARAADRAVAQVQRGVAGLNSAVGALSSAQRLQAQQAYDLAKATVDALTLRAPIAGVVQPGGTRSAAPADLAGLLGAAGGGAVPGLDPSALGGGGQGGPPPGVDDAIPAGGRVTAGTPVLTVVDVGRLGLLAEVDETDVLLVRAGVPASVELDAVTGATYDATVRSVDVLPTSSARGGVTYRVRLDLGAGRMGEAEPAPAPRPGMNAVVRLRVREAADAVAVPASAVFSADGRDAVWVLRDGRADRVPVTVGVQGQDLVQIVDGVRAGDRVVVRGADQVRDGQELP from the coding sequence ATGGGCCGGGTGGCCCGCACTCCCTCGCCGCGGCTGCCCGCGGCCCGCCGCCCCCGTCTCGTCACCGCAGTGCTCGCCGTCGTCGCGCTGACCGGCACGACCGCCGCGTCCTGCGGCGACGACGCCCCGGCGGTCACCGTCGCCGAGGTGGGCCGCGCGCCGGTGAGCGAGGTGATCGACGCTCCGGCCACCGTGACCGCGCGCGCCGCGGCCACCCTCACCGCGCCCGCCGACGGCACGCTCGCCCGCCTGCGGGTGCAGCCGGGACAGCGGGTGACCCGGGGGCAGGTGCTCGCGGTGATCGACTCGCCGTCGGCCCGGGACCGCCTGGAGAAGGCGCGGGACGCGTTGCGCGCGGCGAAGCGGGCCGGGCGGGGCGCCGGCACGGGCGACCTGGGCGGCAGCCGCCGCGGCACCGACCGGGCCGCCGACGAGGCGTTCGCCGCCGCCCGCGCCGCCGCCGGCAAGGTCGGCGATCCGCAGGTACGTGCCGCGCTGCTGCTCCAGGTCCAGTCGGCGCAGCGGCAGTACGAGTCCGCCGCGCGCGCCGCCGACCGGGCGGTCGCCCAGGTGCAGCGCGGGGTCGCCGGTCTGAACAGCGCCGTCGGCGCGCTGTCGTCCGCGCAACGACTCCAGGCCCAGCAGGCGTACGACCTGGCGAAGGCGACTGTGGACGCGCTGACGTTGCGCGCGCCGATCGCCGGTGTGGTGCAGCCGGGCGGCACCCGGTCGGCGGCGCCGGCCGACCTGGCCGGGCTGCTGGGTGCGGCGGGTGGCGGGGCGGTGCCCGGTCTCGACCCGTCCGCGCTGGGCGGTGGTGGGCAGGGCGGCCCGCCGCCGGGTGTCGACGACGCGATCCCGGCTGGTGGCCGGGTCACCGCCGGCACGCCGGTGCTCACAGTGGTGGATGTCGGCCGGCTCGGCCTGCTCGCCGAGGTGGACGAGACCGACGTGTTGCTGGTCCGGGCCGGGGTGCCCGCGTCGGTCGAGCTGGACGCGGTGACCGGCGCGACGTACGACGCCACGGTTCGCTCGGTCGACGTGCTGCCCACCAGCTCGGCGCGGGGCGGCGTCACCTACCGGGTCCGGCTCGACCTCGGCGCCGGGCGGATGGGTGAGGCCGAGCCGGCCCCGGCGCCGCGGCCGGGCATGAACGCGGTGGTACGGCTGCGGGTGCGGGAGGCCGCCGACGCGGTGGCGGTGCCGGCGTCGGCGGTGTTCTCCGCCGACGGGCGGGACGCCGTCTGGGTGCTGCGTGACGGCCGGGCCGACCGGGTTCCGGTGACTGTGGGCGTGCAGGGGCAGGACCTGGTGCAGATCGTCGACGGCGTACGAGCCGGTGACCGGGTCGTGGTGCGCGGGGCCGACCAGGTGCGCGACGGCCAGGAACTCCCGTGA
- a CDS encoding proline dehydrogenase family protein, which yields MLRSVILAASRSTQVERLVATAPFTRDVVRRFVAGAATDDALRATRELVADGQAVTLDYLGEDTTTPEQANATRDEYLRLLSRLAAAGLTPAAEVSVKLSALGQMFDEQLAYDNARAICAAADAAGTTVTLDMEDHTTTDSTLDILAKLRKDHPSTGAVLQAYLRRTESDCRELASAGSRVRLCKGAYKEPESVAYQSVREVDKSYVRCMNVLMSGDGYPMLATHDPRLIAIGEDRARWFDRDPGRFEFQMLYGIRPEEQQRLVGEGYTVRTYVPYGDQWYGYLMRRLAERPANLAFFGRAVLSKK from the coding sequence ATGCTCCGTTCCGTCATCCTCGCCGCCTCCCGATCCACCCAGGTGGAGCGGCTCGTCGCGACGGCCCCGTTCACCCGGGACGTCGTCCGCCGGTTCGTCGCCGGCGCCGCCACCGACGACGCGCTGCGCGCCACCCGCGAGCTGGTCGCCGACGGCCAAGCGGTCACCCTCGACTACCTGGGCGAGGACACCACCACCCCGGAGCAGGCGAACGCCACCCGGGACGAGTACCTCAGGCTGCTGAGCCGCCTCGCCGCCGCCGGGCTCACCCCGGCCGCCGAGGTCAGCGTGAAGCTGTCCGCGCTGGGCCAGATGTTCGACGAGCAGCTCGCGTACGACAACGCGCGGGCGATCTGCGCGGCGGCCGACGCGGCGGGCACCACTGTCACGCTGGACATGGAGGACCACACCACCACCGACTCGACGCTGGACATCCTGGCGAAGCTCCGCAAGGACCACCCGTCGACCGGCGCGGTGCTCCAGGCGTACCTGCGGCGGACCGAGTCGGACTGCCGGGAGCTGGCCTCGGCCGGGTCGCGGGTGCGGCTGTGCAAGGGCGCGTACAAGGAGCCGGAGTCGGTGGCGTACCAGTCCGTCCGCGAGGTGGACAAGTCGTACGTGCGCTGCATGAACGTGCTGATGTCCGGTGACGGCTACCCGATGCTCGCCACGCACGACCCGCGGCTGATCGCGATCGGGGAGGACCGGGCGCGCTGGTTCGACCGCGACCCGGGCCGGTTCGAGTTCCAGATGCTCTACGGCATCCGCCCGGAGGAGCAGCAGCGCCTGGTCGGCGAGGGCTACACGGTGCGGACCTACGTCCCGTACGGCGACCAGTGGTACGGCTACCTGATGCGCCGGCTCGCGGAGCGCCCGGCCAACCTGGCGTTCTTCGGCCGCGCGGTGCTGTCGAAGAAGTGA
- a CDS encoding YrdB family protein, translating to MLAGLGAPLVIAVVWGLFCSPRAAVTLPDPAKLAVQAACFLTGGVLLALAGHAVPGVALVALWAVDKTALTLTGTPI from the coding sequence CTGCTCGCCGGGCTCGGCGCGCCGCTGGTGATCGCCGTGGTGTGGGGACTGTTCTGCTCACCGCGTGCCGCCGTGACGCTGCCCGACCCGGCCAAGCTTGCCGTCCAGGCCGCCTGCTTCCTCACCGGCGGCGTGCTGCTCGCCCTGGCCGGCCACGCGGTACCCGGAGTGGCACTGGTGGCCCTCTGGGCAGTCGACAAGACGGCGTTGACGCTGACCGGCACGCCGATCTGA
- a CDS encoding alpha/beta hydrolase, whose product MTVSQVARDGGTIAYEVHGSGPLVVLAHGMGENRAAFRHLTPRLVAAGYRVAAVDVRGHGDSSPHWPTYAPEHVGGDLLAVVRALGGEPATLVGSSSSAAAIVFAAAEAPDLVSGIVQVSPFVGTPKPNPLMRVAQAAVLRSPRLFGLFHRTLFPCGRPADDAAYRREMVAKLRGRMAAVRGVVAPADPHWTARAPEVRRPVLVLMGTNDPDFPDPGAEARAARRLFAVAEARMVADSGHYPHADQPDATAADLVEFLAVTARA is encoded by the coding sequence ATGACAGTTAGCCAGGTGGCGCGGGACGGCGGCACGATTGCCTACGAGGTGCACGGGTCGGGACCGCTCGTGGTCCTCGCGCACGGCATGGGGGAGAACCGGGCGGCCTTCCGGCACCTGACGCCCCGGCTGGTCGCGGCCGGCTACCGGGTGGCAGCTGTCGACGTACGCGGGCACGGCGACTCCAGCCCGCACTGGCCCACGTACGCCCCGGAGCACGTCGGCGGCGACCTGCTCGCCGTGGTGCGGGCGCTCGGCGGTGAGCCGGCCACCCTGGTCGGCAGCTCGTCCAGCGCCGCCGCAATCGTCTTCGCCGCCGCCGAGGCGCCCGACCTGGTCAGCGGCATCGTGCAGGTCAGCCCGTTCGTCGGCACGCCCAAGCCGAACCCGCTGATGCGCGTCGCGCAGGCGGCAGTGCTGCGCAGCCCTCGGCTGTTCGGGCTGTTCCACCGCACGCTGTTCCCCTGCGGGCGCCCGGCGGACGACGCCGCGTACCGCAGGGAGATGGTCGCCAAGCTGCGCGGGCGGATGGCCGCCGTGCGCGGTGTCGTCGCACCGGCCGACCCGCACTGGACCGCGCGGGCGCCCGAGGTGCGCCGCCCGGTGCTGGTGCTGATGGGCACGAACGATCCGGACTTCCCCGACCCGGGCGCCGAGGCGCGTGCCGCCCGCCGGCTGTTCGCCGTCGCCGAGGCGCGGATGGTCGCCGACTCCGGGCACTACCCGCACGCCGACCAGCCCGACGCCACCGCCGCCGACCTGGTCGAGTTCCTGGCGGTGACCGCGCGTGCCTAG
- a CDS encoding TetR-like C-terminal domain-containing protein yields the protein MPRAGLTPATVVREAATLADEVGYEKLTLAALAARLGVALPSLYKHVRGADALHQKLAVLATAEIADVLTAAAAGRAGGDALRAVAAAYRAYARQHPGRYPAAQRAPDPADPDHLAAGERAVGAVRAILLGYGLDGDAATDAIRMFRAAVHGFVALEAAGGFGLPRDTDRSFDQMIAGLDRAYLSWEDR from the coding sequence GTGCCTAGGGCCGGCCTGACCCCGGCGACTGTCGTGCGGGAGGCCGCCACGCTCGCCGACGAGGTCGGCTACGAAAAGCTGACCCTGGCCGCGCTCGCCGCCCGCCTCGGCGTCGCGCTACCGAGCCTCTACAAGCACGTGCGGGGCGCGGACGCGCTGCACCAGAAGCTCGCCGTGCTCGCCACCGCCGAGATCGCCGACGTGCTCACGGCCGCCGCCGCGGGCCGGGCCGGTGGCGACGCGTTGCGCGCCGTCGCCGCCGCCTACCGGGCGTACGCGCGGCAGCACCCCGGCCGCTACCCGGCCGCCCAGCGGGCGCCCGACCCGGCCGACCCCGACCACCTGGCCGCCGGAGAGCGCGCGGTCGGCGCGGTCCGGGCCATCCTGCTCGGGTACGGCCTCGACGGCGACGCCGCGACCGACGCCATCCGGATGTTCCGGGCCGCCGTGCACGGCTTCGTCGCGCTGGAGGCGGCGGGCGGATTCGGGCTGCCCCGCGACACCGACCGTTCCTTCGACCAGATGATCGCGGGGCTGGACCGCGCCTACCTCTCCTGGGAGGACAGATGA
- a CDS encoding response regulator transcription factor, giving the protein MSRVLVVEDEESFSDALSYMLRKEGFEVSVAATGTAALTEFDRTGADIVLLDLMLPEMSGTEVCRQLRQRSHVPIIMVTARDSEIDKVVGLEIGADDYVTKPYSPRELVARIRAVLRRQSAESNETGAPTLAAGPVRMDIERHVVTVGGAGVQLPLKEFELLELLLRNAGRVLTRGQLIDRVWGADYVGDTKTLDVHVKRLRSKIEPEPSAPRYIVTVRGLGYKFEP; this is encoded by the coding sequence TTGAGCCGCGTACTGGTGGTCGAGGACGAGGAGTCGTTCTCCGACGCCCTGTCCTACATGCTCCGCAAGGAGGGTTTCGAGGTCTCCGTCGCCGCGACGGGCACCGCCGCCCTCACCGAGTTCGACCGGACCGGCGCCGACATCGTGCTGCTCGACCTGATGCTGCCGGAGATGTCCGGCACCGAGGTCTGCCGGCAGCTCCGGCAGCGCTCGCACGTGCCGATCATCATGGTCACCGCGCGGGACAGCGAGATCGACAAGGTGGTCGGGCTGGAGATCGGCGCCGACGACTACGTGACCAAGCCGTACTCGCCGCGTGAACTGGTCGCCCGCATCCGGGCGGTGCTGCGCCGGCAGAGCGCCGAGTCGAACGAGACGGGCGCGCCGACGCTCGCCGCCGGCCCGGTCCGGATGGACATCGAACGGCACGTGGTGACAGTCGGCGGTGCCGGGGTGCAGCTTCCGCTCAAGGAGTTCGAGCTGCTGGAGCTGCTGCTGCGCAACGCCGGGCGGGTGCTCACCCGGGGCCAGTTGATCGACCGGGTGTGGGGCGCCGACTACGTGGGCGACACCAAGACGCTGGACGTGCACGTGAAGCGGCTGCGCTCCAAGATCGAGCCGGAGCCGTCCGCGCCGCGCTACATCGTCACGGTCCGCGGCCTGGGCTACAAGTTCGAGCCCTGA
- a CDS encoding Ppx/GppA phosphatase family protein, which yields MRLGVLDVGSNTVHLLVVDAHHGAHPWPAHSEKVVLRLAEQIGPDGALTVGGADGLVKAVGMARAAADGLGAEDLLAFATSAVRDATNAADVLARVRDETGVRLEVLSGADEARMTFLAVRRWFGWSAGRLLAMDIGGGSLELAAGIDEHPDVAISLPLGAGRLSRERLAVDPAGAAPPSAEAVEELRAYVDAQLDPVVEQLTAVGWERPVATSKTFRTLARLAGAAPSGAGLWARRSLTRTGLRQVLGFIRHIPPAQLPELEGVSAQRAHQLLAGVVVAEAVMRRLDVDCVDICPWALREGVILRRLDQLAPM from the coding sequence ATGCGACTGGGTGTCCTCGACGTCGGCTCCAACACGGTGCACCTGCTGGTGGTCGACGCCCACCACGGCGCGCATCCCTGGCCGGCGCACTCGGAGAAGGTGGTGCTGCGGCTGGCCGAGCAGATCGGCCCGGACGGCGCGCTCACCGTCGGCGGCGCGGACGGCCTGGTCAAGGCGGTCGGCATGGCCCGGGCGGCGGCGGACGGGCTGGGCGCCGAGGATCTGCTGGCGTTCGCCACGAGCGCGGTCCGCGACGCCACGAACGCCGCCGACGTGCTGGCCCGTGTCCGCGACGAGACGGGCGTACGCCTGGAGGTGCTCTCCGGCGCGGACGAGGCGCGGATGACGTTCCTGGCGGTGCGGCGGTGGTTCGGCTGGTCGGCGGGCCGGTTGCTCGCGATGGACATCGGCGGCGGCTCGCTGGAGCTGGCCGCCGGCATCGACGAGCACCCGGACGTGGCGATCTCGCTGCCGCTCGGGGCAGGACGGCTGAGCCGGGAGCGGCTCGCCGTCGACCCGGCCGGCGCGGCGCCGCCGTCGGCCGAGGCCGTGGAGGAACTGCGGGCGTACGTGGACGCGCAGCTCGACCCGGTGGTCGAGCAGCTGACAGCGGTGGGCTGGGAGCGTCCGGTCGCCACCTCGAAGACGTTCCGCACGCTGGCCCGGCTGGCGGGCGCCGCGCCCTCCGGTGCGGGACTGTGGGCGCGCCGCAGCCTGACGCGTACCGGGCTGCGGCAGGTGCTCGGGTTCATCAGGCACATCCCGCCGGCTCAGCTGCCCGAGCTGGAGGGGGTCAGCGCGCAGCGGGCGCACCAGCTCCTCGCGGGCGTGGTGGTGGCGGAGGCGGTGATGCGCCGCCTCGACGTCGACTGCGTGGACATCTGCCCGTGGGCGCTGCGGGAGGGCGTCATCCTGCGCCGGCTGGATCAGCTCGCGCCGATGTGA